DNA from Chitinophaga pendula:
TATCCGGAGCAAACCAGGCGGCTACGTCCGGAGAGTTTTTCAGCATCGCTTTCAGGCATTTAAAGCCATTGACAACGGCTGTTTCTTTTGTTACATCCCAGTCCAATTCGGCGGTGTTGCCTTTAAAGAGGAACTCAGATGCCCCGAATTTCTCTCTACACGTATAGTTATTTTTATCATCTTTTACCGCGAATACGACATTTCCGATGGTGGATACGTTGGGTACTGAATGAATAGAATCTAAGGAAAAGACGGATGCCTGTGTTTTTGTATCTACGTACAGGGTATGATAAAATTTATATTCTGACAGTAAGGCTGCAATCTTGTTATACTGTTCGGGATTAGGAATCTGCTTTTTTAGCAATAATAAGATCTTGGGGGATTGTGGCGTGGTGACATAGGACACTTTCAATATTTTGCCGCTGTTTTGTGCCAATAGTGTGTTGGTTTGGCAGGTGATCAGGCTGAGCAGCGCTGCAACTAAGAGTTTTTGTTTCATAGTATTGTTTTTAGAATTTATATTTTATAATCAGGATTGCGTAGTGTAATGCCGTGTTTTTGACACGTATGTTGGTGATACCATTATCGAAGGAAAGTACTGTGTTGTAGGCTTTATTATTGAACAGGCCGAAGAGGTCGTCGATATTCCTGGCTTCGATGCCCAGCGTAATTTTTTCCATATTATAGTTGGCGATGAGGTGGCAGTTTTTCCTGATATAGTGCTGCCTGAGTACCTGGTTATGCTGATAGATAAAAGATAATTTGATATCCGTTCTTTTGCGGGAGAACTTTATAGCGGTGGTATTACTGAGATAGTTCGAACTAAAGGGTGCTGATGCGATATTGAGCCGGGAATATGTTAGGTTCAGCGTGTTCTCGAAGTTAATGCTGTGCCCTGTCAGCGTCTGGCAATTCAGTATGAGTTGTGTCTGTTTATTATTAACCGGCGTGATCGCATTATCATATACACCTGGTGCATTTGTGATGGTATGATTCAGTCCTATGCTTGCTTTTGCAGGGAAATGATACTTGAATAAGATCCTTGACGCATTGCCGGCAAACCTATAGGTACTGCTTAGCGGGATAAGGTATAGTTTATACAGTTGAATGCCATTTTCATCGATAGATACGAGTCCTTGTTTTATCTGCTCTGCGTAGCTGGCGTAACTTAAGCTAGCATCGTAGGAAATGCCTTTAAAGAAATTATTGTATGCATAGCTAAACGCGAGTTCATTGGAGGTAACTATATTTAGTGCCAGGGGTATTGCACCCATTACTATCTGATCAAAAGACCTTATAGAGAGTATACCTGCGTCTATGTCTCCGGTGGTCATTTTACGGGAATACTGGAGGTTGACATGATCTGATCTGTTCTCATAATCCAGCTCGAGTTTTACGGGGATAAAAGAACGCTGTTTGCTTATGTTGCTACTATTGTTCGTGAGGTATTGATAACTGACAGCGGCCAGGTAGCTGAATTTTTTATACAGGTTATTTCCTGCAAACTGGAGGCTGACGGAGAGATCATTTCCTGTCCTATTTAATTGACCAACGGATGGTGCCGGTCTAAACTTTATTTCCTCTGTGTTTGATTTCAGTTGAAAACATAGGGAAGGCATTAACGCATCGTTATACTTATATTTCAGCGCGCTTTTTCCTCCGAAGATGTTAGACTTGTATCCTAATATCTGTGATATGATCCCTGCTCCTTTTGAAAGATTGGAGATGCTGTTGTCCGGCTGATCCGTGGATTCATGATAATAGGATATTTCGTTGTCGAGTATGAGTTTTTTATGGATTTTGCTGCTCATTCCCAGTTTATTAAAAATGGAGAAGATATTACTCTGCTGTATGGCAAGCAGGTTATTCTCCTGGTCATCGGGAGAGGTGATATTGAGCTGGCTAACGTTGCTGGTATTACGCAGCATGTTTCCTGACAGGAAGTAATGCAGGATATTATTCCGGCCTATTCTTTGGTCGTATTCAACTATTGACAGGATGTTATTACCCTGGTATTTGAATTCGCTTTTTTTATTCTGTAAGTTCTTTCCGGTTTCAGAGAAGCTGTTGGAAGAGGTATTATTTTGATTATTGACATTAAAATAATAGACGGAGCTGCTGAAGCGGGACCTCTCCCCTTCTTTACGAACGGTGAAATTATTTGTAGACAGGAAGTCGCTGGTGCGGTTTTCATCTCTGATGAACAGATTCGTCAGGGCACTTTTCTGATAGGAAGAGAATGGCTGTACAACGGAGAAGATGTTTGATATTTCTCGTTCCTGGACGGTTGCACTTCCGGTGTTATTGGTGTTAGAGATCAGGAATGCATTTATTCCTTTAGAGAAATAAAAGCTTTTGCCCTGTGCATCGTATTTATCTTTTACGCCGTATCCTATTGACAGGGTATTGAGGAAAATATGCTGATAGTTTTCCTTGGTATTAATATTCAAGACGGTCTCATTTCTCTGGTCAAAATCGAGGTTGAAGCTATTTTGGTAATTGTTGATGATGTCAATATCGTCGATGATCTTTTTCTCTATGTTCTTCAGTGCGATGCTATTTTGGTTGACGAAGGCCCCTTGTTTATTGACCAGGATCTTATCGATGTTTTTTCCTTTATAAAGGATGCTACCATCTTCGGATATTCTGAAGTTGGGTATTTTCTTCAGGATATCTTCCAAGGCATCATTTTCTTTCAGGTGGAGGGTACCCAGTTTTAGTTTTATGGTGTCTTTTTCGAGGTTTTCATCCATGATAACTATTTCGTTTAATAGTACTGCATCTTCCTTTAGTACGAGGTCGAGCCTGGATTTTCTGTCGGCAGATATGTGCAAGGAGTCACTGCTGATGGTAATTTTCCGATACCCTAAGAAGCTGACGGAGACTTCTTTATCTTCTTTAGGGTTAATTGAGAGGCTATAGATTCCTAGCTCATTTGTTTTGTATATACCTGATATATTT
Protein-coding regions in this window:
- a CDS encoding GLPGLI family protein: MKQKLLVAALLSLITCQTNTLLAQNSGKILKVSYVTTPQSPKILLLLKKQIPNPEQYNKIAALLSEYKFYHTLYVDTKTQASVFSLDSIHSVPNVSTIGNVVFAVKDDKNNYTCREKFGASEFLFKGNTAELDWDVTKETAVVNGFKCLKAMLKNSPDVAAWFAPDIPIGNGPGIYYGLPGLVIKVQTNYDETITAKVSYTADAKNFQSAYDEKSEAASKGKVLALKEVTTSKIAFMRMVESKVNE
- a CDS encoding carboxypeptidase-like regulatory domain-containing protein, translating into MRRIIFILLTHCLALTATLHAQTVLLSGKITITDGTPAPGANIVLLDANKNISGIYKTNELGIYSLSINPKEDKEVSVSFLGYRKITISSDSLHISADRKSRLDLVLKEDAVLLNEIVIMDENLEKDTIKLKLGTLHLKENDALEDILKKIPNFRISEDGSILYKGKNIDKILVNKQGAFVNQNSIALKNIEKKIIDDIDIINNYQNSFNLDFDQRNETVLNINTKENYQHIFLNTLSIGYGVKDKYDAQGKSFYFSKGINAFLISNTNNTGSATVQEREISNIFSVVQPFSSYQKSALTNLFIRDENRTSDFLSTNNFTVRKEGERSRFSSSVYYFNVNNQNNTSSNSFSETGKNLQNKKSEFKYQGNNILSIVEYDQRIGRNNILHYFLSGNMLRNTSNVSQLNITSPDDQENNLLAIQQSNIFSIFNKLGMSSKIHKKLILDNEISYYHESTDQPDNSISNLSKGAGIISQILGYKSNIFGGKSALKYKYNDALMPSLCFQLKSNTEEIKFRPAPSVGQLNRTGNDLSVSLQFAGNNLYKKFSYLAAVSYQYLTNNSSNISKQRSFIPVKLELDYENRSDHVNLQYSRKMTTGDIDAGILSIRSFDQIVMGAIPLALNIVTSNELAFSYAYNNFFKGISYDASLSYASYAEQIKQGLVSIDENGIQLYKLYLIPLSSTYRFAGNASRILFKYHFPAKASIGLNHTITNAPGVYDNAITPVNNKQTQLILNCQTLTGHSINFENTLNLTYSRLNIASAPFSSNYLSNTTAIKFSRKRTDIKLSFIYQHNQVLRQHYIRKNCHLIANYNMEKITLGIEARNIDDLFGLFNNKAYNTVLSFDNGITNIRVKNTALHYAILIIKYKF